In Gammaproteobacteria bacterium, a genomic segment contains:
- a CDS encoding F0F1 ATP synthase subunit alpha (produces ATP from ADP in the presence of a proton gradient across the membrane; the alpha chain is a catalytic subunit): MATQAKLNPTEISDLIKKRIKNFEVVAEARTEGSVVGVMDGIIRIHGLADALAGEMIEFPGDTFGLALNLERDSVGAVVLGEYSHISEGDTAKCTGRILEVPVGEALIGRVVDSLGNPLDGKGEIEADGTAAIEKVAPGVIERQSVSQPIQTGLKAIDAMTPVGRGQRELIIGDRQTGKSAIAIDTIINQKGKDCICIYVAIGQKVSAIANVVTKLEEHDAMS; this comes from the coding sequence ATGGCAACACAAGCGAAACTGAATCCCACCGAAATCAGCGATCTGATTAAGAAGCGCATTAAGAATTTCGAAGTGGTGGCCGAGGCGCGCACCGAAGGCTCGGTGGTCGGCGTGATGGACGGCATCATTCGTATTCACGGTTTGGCTGACGCTCTCGCCGGCGAAATGATCGAGTTTCCCGGGGATACCTTCGGTCTGGCGCTCAATCTCGAGCGCGATTCCGTCGGCGCGGTGGTGCTGGGCGAATATAGCCACATCTCGGAAGGCGATACGGCCAAGTGTACCGGCCGCATTCTGGAAGTGCCGGTCGGGGAAGCGCTGATTGGGCGCGTGGTGGATTCGCTGGGTAACCCGCTGGACGGCAAGGGCGAGATCGAGGCCGATGGCACCGCCGCTATCGAAAAGGTGGCGCCGGGTGTCATCGAGCGCCAGTCAGTGAGCCAGCCCATACAGACCGGGCTCAAAGCGATCGACGCAATGACGCCGGTGGGACGTGGCCAGCGCGAGTTGATCATCGGCGACCGGCAAACCGGCAAGTCCGCGATCGCGATCGATACCATCATCAATCAGAAGGGCAAGGACTGCATCTGCATTTACGTGGCGATCGGGCAGAAGGTTTCCGCCATCGCGAACGTGGTGACCAAGCTGGAAGAACACGATGCGATGTCGCA